TCACACTTTACACCTCTTCATGTAAAAGTTTTGACAGCGATTGACACTGAAAAACCGGATATGATTGCAATAACCGGCGATTTTAACGGCAAATATTTAACGGCGATAGGCAAAGATTTTTGCAAAAACATTGCGGGAAAGAGCCGATATGTGTTTGCAGTATTGGGTAATTGGGACCACAGAGCTGAAAATCTTGATTTTCTCATAAAAAGCATTGAGGATAAAGGGATCTCTGTGCTTATAAACGGGTACGCTGTTATTGAAAGAAACGGGAAAGAATTCTTTATTGCAGGTACGGATGATTCATTTACTGGAAATGGAGATCTTGGAAAAACATTTAAAAGTATCCCTAAAAACAGTTTTGTTGTTATGCTTACGCACTGTCCTGATATCATTTATGATGCTTTGAAATATAAACCTCAACTTGTGCTTTCCGGGCATACGCATGGCGGACAGGTTAAAGTGCCGTTTATAACGGCTATTTTTGTGCCTTCTAAATTTGGGACGCGTTTTCTATCAGGATTGTTTAGAGTAGAAGGTACTTATCTGTATGTAAATCGGGGCATTGGCACGAGCCACATTCCTGTACGTTTTTTGTCTCCGCCTGAATTGACAGTCATCACGCTTCGGAAGAAAAGTTAGCTGGTTAATTGTTCTAAAAGTTCTTTCACTGTTTTATGCAGAATGGGATGCACGAAATCTGGAGCGATGTCCTTCAGCGGTTTTAAGACAAAATCCCTGCTGTGCATGTCCGGGTGCGGTATTTGCAGATCTGGCTTGTTTACGATGTCGCTGTCGAAAAATATGATGTCTAAATCGATAATTCTGGGGCCCCAATGTATTTTTTTTATTCTCCCCATTTCTTTTTCTATTTTTTGAAGTGTGTGCAATAACACTTCTACCGACAAAGCTGTTTGTGCTTCTACAACGCAGTTTAGAAACATCGGTTGGTTTTTATAACCATACGGCATAGTTGAGTATGCGGGAGATTTTTTGATGACAGTAATCTGGTTTGTTTCCATTTTTTTAATGGCAAACTCGATATTTCTATTTCTATCCCCGAGATTTGTGCCGATTGCGATGAATACTCTATGCATTTTTTATTGCTTTGAGCATTTTGATTAGATCTTTATGCGGTGTAATGTCGTGAACTCTTATGATGTTTGCGCCTTTCAGCAGTACATACGCATTTGCTGCGGCAGAGCCGTAAAGCCTGTTTTCTACTGTTTTGTTAAGCACGTTTCCGATAAATGATTTTCGCGAGACGCCGAGAAGGATAGGCAGGTTAAAGATGCTAAATTCCTCTATATTTTTTATGATTTTCAAGTTATCTTCTAATCTTTTCCCGAATCCAATGCCGGGGTCAATGATGATTTTTTTGATGCCAAAGTCTGTTAATGCATTTATTCTTTCGTCAAAGTATTCTAAAAGTTCTTTCATTATGTCTTCATATTGCGGGTTTTGCTGCATGTTTTTGGGAGTGCCTTTTATATGCATTATAATTACCGGTGCATCAAACTCTCTTGCAATGTTTTGCATTTTCTCGTCAAATTGAAGCCCGCTGATGTCATTAATGATATCTGCACCGTTTTTAAGTGCTTCTTCTGCAATGGATGCTTTGTAGGTGTCTATTGAGATGGGTATGTCCGGAAAATTTTTCCTGATTTCTTTTATTATTGGTATTGTCCTTTTCTTCTCTTCTTCTTCGGTTATTTTTTCTGCACCGGGACGCGTGGATTCGCCGCCTATGTCTATGATATCTGCTCCTTCTTGGATCATTGTTTGTACGTGCTTTAACGCTTTTTCGATGCTATTGTACAGGCCGCCATCGGAAAAGGAATCAGGAGTGATATTCAGGATGCCCATAATGAATTTTTCTTTTTCAAAATCAAATGTTCTGTTCCTTATACTGTATGCAGGGAGTTGTTTGGATGCGATAGTTTTCTGCACTAATTCCCTTATTTCGTTGAGACCAAAGAAAGGTTCAAATGCAAGTTTTTTAAGAACTATTTTGTATGTGCGCTTCGTACCTATCAGCAGACAGTCCGTCGAGGATATTTTCCAGCTTGCAACATCTCGATGTACTGCTACGTCTCCCTCTGCGCTGATAAATTCTTGCTTGAGAATATTTGCGCCTTTAGCATTAATGTTGTGTAGTTTTAGAATTATCAGGTTGCTTTTATTTTCTAATATATCAAAAGCCCTTTCATCTACTCCAATTAATTTAAGCTCTTCTAAAAGCGATTCTTTTTTTATTTTTCTTATAATCATTATTTTCCTTTACTTCGAGTTGGGTTTGGTACGACCTGAAGTAAAAATATATTTTAGGGCAAGGGGAAGGTGTGTTTTCCAATTACCCCAGGAGTGTCCGTCGTTCCACTTTTTGTAAGAAACTGTAGCTCCGCTTTTTTTGAATTCTTGTCTGTATTTTTTGTTCAGATTAAGTATATTTAACGAACTGGTTGCCTTTGTTTCGTATTTTCCGCTATCCATATAGATGATTTTTTTGTTGAGATTGCCAAAATCTGTTTCTTTTTTAAAGAGAAAAACTCCTGACTGTGAAATTGCTCCGTTAAATAGGTCAGGGTGTTCAAGAAGGAGGGCAACGGATACAAAACCTCCCAAAGAAGTCCCAACAAGGTATTTTTTGTCGAATTTTATGTTTGCCTTTTTTTCTGCAAATTGAATGGTCTCTACGAGGAATTTTCCGTAACATGAGTTGGGAGAGTACTCTTTTGACCGGTTTTCTTTGCGTATATCGACAAACAGGGCGTATGTGTCCGGTATTTTTTCTTTATGTATAAGGTAATCTAACGTATTTCGTGCCGAGCCAAATATGATGTATTCTAAACCGTCCTGGAAGATGAGCAGCGGAGACTTTTTGTGTGGCGATTTATATGGTTTGTAGAGATAGACATCCCGTTTGTAATTGCAATAGTTGTTACTATTGACCGTATATTTTTTAATAGTTCCGTGAGGAATATTCTGATGCAACTTTATTGCAATAGGATAATGAAAATGGGGCATTTGCAGTTCGGAGTTGAAGCCAAAG
The sequence above is a segment of the Caldisericota bacterium genome. Coding sequences within it:
- a CDS encoding metallophosphoesterase; this translates as MKYVFLISLGLLVYAFLIEPFLLSIERLDLLFDDLPDEFDGFKIGQVSDFHLSHFTPLHVKVLTAIDTEKPDMIAITGDFNGKYLTAIGKDFCKNIAGKSRYVFAVLGNWDHRAENLDFLIKSIEDKGISVLINGYAVIERNGKEFFIAGTDDSFTGNGDLGKTFKSIPKNSFVVMLTHCPDIIYDALKYKPQLVLSGHTHGGQVKVPFITAIFVPSKFGTRFLSGLFRVEGTYLYVNRGIGTSHIPVRFLSPPELTVITLRKKS
- the folK gene encoding 2-amino-4-hydroxy-6-hydroxymethyldihydropteridine diphosphokinase, which encodes MHRVFIAIGTNLGDRNRNIEFAIKKMETNQITVIKKSPAYSTMPYGYKNQPMFLNCVVEAQTALSVEVLLHTLQKIEKEMGRIKKIHWGPRIIDLDIIFFDSDIVNKPDLQIPHPDMHSRDFVLKPLKDIAPDFVHPILHKTVKELLEQLTS
- the folP gene encoding dihydropteroate synthase; the encoded protein is MIIRKIKKESLLEELKLIGVDERAFDILENKSNLIILKLHNINAKGANILKQEFISAEGDVAVHRDVASWKISSTDCLLIGTKRTYKIVLKKLAFEPFFGLNEIRELVQKTIASKQLPAYSIRNRTFDFEKEKFIMGILNITPDSFSDGGLYNSIEKALKHVQTMIQEGADIIDIGGESTRPGAEKITEEEEKKRTIPIIKEIRKNFPDIPISIDTYKASIAEEALKNGADIINDISGLQFDEKMQNIAREFDAPVIIMHIKGTPKNMQQNPQYEDIMKELLEYFDERINALTDFGIKKIIIDPGIGFGKRLEDNLKIIKNIEEFSIFNLPILLGVSRKSFIGNVLNKTVENRLYGSAAANAYVLLKGANIIRVHDITPHKDLIKMLKAIKNA
- a CDS encoding alpha/beta hydrolase-fold protein — encoded protein: MENKVPEIKNNCVKFIYNGTAKKVSIIGDFNSWQKEPLFQVKENEWAITKQFPSNARFDYKFIVNEEEILDPLNPNKTEGGFGFNSELQMPHFHYPIAIKLHQNIPHGTIKKYTVNSNNYCNYKRDVYLYKPYKSPHKKSPLLIFQDGLEYIIFGSARNTLDYLIHKEKIPDTYALFVDIRKENRSKEYSPNSCYGKFLVETIQFAEKKANIKFDKKYLVGTSLGGFVSVALLLEHPDLFNGAISQSGVFLFKKETDFGNLNKKIIYMDSGKYETKATSSLNILNLNKKYRQEFKKSGATVSYKKWNDGHSWGNWKTHLPLALKYIFTSGRTKPNSK